A window of Echeneis naucrates chromosome 13, fEcheNa1.1, whole genome shotgun sequence contains these coding sequences:
- the slc25a15a gene encoding solute carrier family 25 member 15a: MAPHPVVQAIIDFTAGALGGTACVLSGQPFDTAKVKMQTFPTMYRGFTHCFMSNFRQSGLRALYKGSIPALMANISENAVLFLSYGLCQDVIRLVIKVDKGTELSEIQKASAGSLASVFSSMALCPTELVKCRLQAMHEMEASGKIAGGQRSTVWTVVNTVLKTNGPLGFYQGLTSTIVREMPGYFCFFGAYELSRSTFAKYMGRDKDNIGILPLMFSGGLGGACLWLVVYPIDCVKSRIQVYSLAGRQAGFMKTFMGIVRTEGFAALYSGLTPTMIRTFPANGALFLAYELSRSCMMEAVGT; encoded by the exons ATGGCACCACATCCGGTAGTCCAGGCCATCATCGATTTCACAGCTGGAGCATTAG GTGGTACAGCTTGTGTGCTGAGCGGTCAGCCGTTCGATACCGCAAAGGTGAAGATGCAGACATTCCCCACCATGTACCGTGGCTTCACCCACTGCTTCATGTCGAACTTCAGGCAGTCAGGACTCCGCGCTCTTTACAAAGGCTCCATCCCAGCCCTTATGGCCAATATCAGCGAGAACGCTGTGCTCTTCTTGAGTTATGGCCTCTGCCAGGATGTTATCCGTCTCGTAATCAAGGTGGATAAAGGCACAGAACTCAG tGAGATACAGAAGGCATCGGCAGGGTCTTTGGcctctgtcttctcttccaTGGCCCTATGCCCCACTGAGCTGGTGAAGTGTCGCCTGCAGGCTATGCATGAAATGGAGGCAAGTGGCAAGATAGCAGGCGGACAGAGGAG cacaGTGTGGACAGTGGTGAATACAGTCTTAAAAACTAATGGTCCCCTGGGATTCTATCAAGGACTCACGTCTACCATTGTGAGGGAGATGCCAGGTTACTTCTGCTTTTTTGGGGCCTATGAACTGTCTCGGTCTACTTTCGCAAAGTATATGGGCAGAGACAAGGACAATATAG GTATTCTTCCACTCATGTTCAGCGGTGGTTTGGGGGGAGCTTGTCTTTGGCTGGTGGTCTATCCCATAGACTGTGTGAAGTCCAGGATCCAGGTGTACTCCTTAGCAGGGAGACAAGCGGGCTTCATGAAAACTTTCATGGGTATCGTGCGCACTGAAG GCTTCGCTGCTCTGTACTCAGGCCTGACTCCCACCATGATACGCACCTTCCCTGCCAACGGGGCCTTGTTCCTGGCTTATGAGCTTAGTCGCAGTTGTATGATGGAAGCAGTTGGTACCTGA
- the mtus2b gene encoding microtubule-associated tumor suppressor candidate 2: protein MGHCCCGLIFLPLRCLDQTTESAIVKERELSLELARIRDEVAFSVAHWEQLQQEKEELEHRFEAELQGLRAQQQRELGALEERLKVQHMAEAESLQAQQQAELEELRVKQQEQVEEMSDNHEASLMEMETTHSDTLATLQEEHARTVKNLKMAHEQQRKSLEEEFEKIRLSLQDQVDTLTFQNGCLRDRAKRFEEALRKSTDEQIVDALAPYKHIEEDLKSLKEVLEMKNQQIHQQELKISELEKIAEKNVYLEERLQVLQQQNEDLKERIDKNLAVSRQLSEENANLQVHVEKESNEKKRLSRTNEELLWRLQTGELSPRMSPSSSPIHRPISGQGSPARPHSYHQ from the exons aCCGAGAGTGCCATTGTGAAAGAGAGGGAACTGTCCCTGGAGCTTGCCAGAATCAGGGATGAAGTGG CTTTCAGTGTTGCACACTGGGAGCAActgcagcaggagaaggaggaactcGAGCATCGTTTTGAGGCTGAGCTGCAGGGATTGCGGgctcagcagcagagggagctgggTGCGCTGGAGGAGAGGCTGAAAGTGCAGCACATGGCTGAGGCAGAGAGCCTGCAGGCCCAGCAGCAAGCCGAGCTGGAGGAGCTACGGGTCAAACAGcaggagcag GTTGAGGAGATGAGTGACAACCATGAGGCGTCTTTGATGGAGATGGAGACGACTCACAGTGACACACTGGCCACTCTACAGGAGGAACATGCCAGGACTGTGAAGA ATTTGAAGATGGCCCATGAACAGCAGAGGAAGTCCCTAGAAGAAGAGTTTGAAAAGATCAGACTGTCACTGCAG GATCAGGTGGATACACTGACATTTCAGAATGGCTGCCTCAGAGACCGAGCCAAGCGATTCGAGGAGGCTCTTCGCAAGAGCACAGATGAGCAGATAGTG GATGCTTTGGCTCCATATAAACACATCGAGGAGGACTTGAAGAGTCTGAAAGaagttttggaaatgaaaaatcaacAAATTCATCAGCAGGAGCTGAAGATTTCAGAGCTGGAGAAAATA GCTGAAAAGAATGTGTACCTGGAGGAGAGACTCCAAGTGTTACAGCAGCAGAACGAAGACCTGAAGGAGCGGATAGACAAGAACCTCGCTGTGTCCAG ACAACTCTCGGAGGAGAACGCCAACCTGCAGGTGCACGTGGAAAAGGAGAGCAACGAGAAGAAGCGGCTGAGTCGCACCAATGAGGAACTGCTGTGGCGGCTCCAGACAGGCGAGCTGAGCCCTCGCATGTCCCCCAGCTCCTCCCCCATTCATCGGCCAATCTCCGGCCAGGGCTCCCCCGCCCGACCACACTCATATCATCAGTGA
- the stoml3a gene encoding stomatin (EPB72)-like 3a encodes MISTTSSTAEMVTQGKLQINSVENVEDKSSGKLGCCGWLLAIISLIFVIGLFPFTIFMCVKIVKEYERAVIFRLGRITDRKPKGPGLFFILPCTDNFVKVDLRTVSFDIPPQEILTKDSVTVSVDGVVYFRIYCPISSVANVTNAHSSTRLLAQTTLRNVLGTKNLAELLSDREGISLSMQEALDEATDPWGIKVERVEIKDVKLPQQLQRAMAAEAEASREARAKIIAAEGEMKASRALKEASLVISESPSGLQLRYLQTLNTIAAEKNSTIIFPLPIDMLQSFMQK; translated from the exons ATGATCTCAACAACATCCAGCACAGCAGAGATGGTTACACAAGGTAAACTTCAGATAAACTCTGTGGAGAACGTTGAAg ATAAGAGCTCGGGGAAGCTGGGTTGTTGCGGTTGGCTGTTGGCCATcatctctctcatttttgtaaTCGGATTATTCCCATTCacaatatttatgtgtgttaaG ATAGTGAAAGAGTACGAACGCGCCGTCATTTTTAGACTTGGCCGGATCACAGACAGGAAGCCAAAAGGACCAG gtcttttctttattctgcCATGTACTGATAACTTTGTGAAAGTCGATCTGAGAACTGTGTCCTTTGACATCCCTCCGCAAgag ATCCTCACTAAAGACTCCGTGACAGTTTCCGTGGATGGCGTTGTGTACTTCCGCATCTATTGCCCCATCTCATCTGTGGCCAATGTGACCAATGCCCACTCATCTACGCGCCTGCTGGCTCAAACCACCCTGAGGAACGTGCTTGGCACCAAAAACCTTGCAGAACTTTTGTCTGACAGAGAAGGCATCTCGCTCAGCATGCAG GAAGCTCTGGATGAAGCCACTGATCCATGGGGTATTAAGGTGGAGCGGGTGGAAATCAAGGATGTCAAGTTGccccagcagctgcagagagccATGGCGGCAGAAGCAGAGGCCAGCCGGGAGGCCAGAGCAAAG atcattgcagcagagggagagatgaaggCCTCCAGGGCCCTGAAAGAAGCCTCCCTGGTGATCTCTGAGTCACCTTCTGGGCTCCAGCTACGCTACTTGCAAACACTCAACACCATTGCAGCAGAGAAGAACTCAACCATCATCTTCCCTTTGCCTATAGATATGTTGCAGAGTTTCATGCAGAAGTGA